In Camelina sativa cultivar DH55 chromosome 13, Cs, whole genome shotgun sequence, the genomic window taatataagttttattatggataaacaaaattaaggaaTTTCGCTGGCGACGCCACACATATCCGTCCCAAAAATTTAGTAGGCTgcaaagtaaaaataaaaaggctGCCTTTTATATTTTGAAGGTTTGAACTcgaaaaatttctaaaaaatttgcTTCAATTGAACAAAGAAGGccaaattttgaatataaaatcaAGGACCACTTGCTGTTGGTTCACCAGATTGTCCTACGGGCCGGCTCTGGTGCCACATAGTTGACAGAGGCACTGGGTAGCATTCGTTGGTAGCCAGCACCGACCAACAATTGTTTTTGGCCATTTTTTCTTACACAAACGATCACAATCTTCTTTAACACATTTTCCAGGTTTTTTAGGTAAAAACCTATTACATGTAGTTAGCTTTTCTTGTACAGTTCctgttattttcatatatgaaaCATTACAAAATCATAAGTTTTCGTGAAGAAAATggtaaaaattagatttttttcta contains:
- the LOC109128470 gene encoding putative defensin-like protein 142, which translates into the protein MGYMQFLYLCKLFSFCLLIYFLNTINLFLSFKMKKLFLLTFTVLFIFTVLVIGTVQEKLTTCNRFLPKKPGKCVKEDCDRLCKKKWPKTIVGRCWLPTNATQCLCQLCGTRAGP